In Halogranum gelatinilyticum, the following are encoded in one genomic region:
- a CDS encoding RNA-guided endonuclease InsQ/TnpB family protein has protein sequence MRRTNTFDIVPRSETTEEILVRVLDASASLWNTLTYDRRQQFFEGESVWECDGYYDEYVDVLGGATTQQIARVNDTAWRSFFELLDEPEYDPSPPGYWGNRDDGRELRTYIRNDAYTLQWNERSRLEIPIGMDLKDEYGFGMYERLRLPVRGDPKWCGDAGRLEISYDSVEETYRVHQSVTIDDVEESRSDGSESAALDLGANVLVACTTTTGEQYLYSGQTPFDRFRETTNAIANAQAKLPDGQHSSQRIKRLYRKRSRRRDHAVNALLRDVVERLDEAGVTTLYHGDLTGVLGEYWSVEANLKARTFWAHRQCIDRLGSVCEEYGIDVEAISEAWTSQTCPECGERDRTRRHRETLTCPCGFDGHADLVASRTLLERATNTTVRPTARPVRFQWDDHQWFPVEGAAVSPNE, from the coding sequence ATGAGACGAACGAATACCTTCGATATCGTTCCCCGGTCCGAGACGACAGAAGAGATTCTCGTACGGGTGCTAGACGCCTCGGCAAGCCTCTGGAACACACTCACCTACGACCGCCGACAGCAGTTCTTCGAAGGAGAGAGTGTCTGGGAGTGCGATGGCTACTACGACGAGTATGTCGACGTACTCGGCGGTGCGACGACCCAGCAGATTGCCCGCGTGAACGATACCGCGTGGCGGTCCTTCTTCGAGCTTCTCGACGAGCCAGAATACGATCCGAGTCCCCCCGGCTACTGGGGAAATCGAGACGATGGCCGAGAGCTGCGAACCTACATTCGAAACGACGCATACACGCTCCAGTGGAACGAGCGCTCACGACTGGAGATACCCATCGGAATGGACCTCAAAGACGAGTACGGGTTCGGGATGTACGAGCGGCTTCGGCTACCGGTTCGGGGCGATCCAAAGTGGTGTGGAGACGCTGGCCGCCTCGAAATCTCGTACGACTCGGTCGAAGAGACGTACCGTGTGCATCAATCCGTAACCATCGACGACGTCGAAGAGAGCAGATCAGATGGCTCCGAGTCCGCTGCACTCGATCTCGGTGCGAATGTGCTCGTCGCCTGTACGACAACGACCGGGGAGCAGTATCTCTACAGTGGACAAACCCCGTTCGATCGGTTCCGAGAGACGACTAACGCTATCGCCAACGCCCAAGCGAAACTCCCCGACGGACAACACTCCAGTCAGCGAATCAAGCGTCTCTATCGCAAGCGCTCTCGACGGCGCGATCATGCGGTGAACGCGCTCCTCCGTGACGTAGTTGAACGGTTAGACGAAGCTGGTGTTACAACGCTCTACCACGGCGATCTCACCGGAGTGCTCGGTGAGTACTGGTCGGTGGAGGCGAATCTCAAAGCACGGACCTTCTGGGCGCATCGGCAGTGTATTGATAGACTCGGATCAGTCTGTGAAGAGTATGGAATCGACGTAGAAGCAATCTCGGAGGCGTGGACGTCCCAGACCTGTCCAGAATGTGGCGAACGGGACCGAACACGCCGGCATCGAGAGACGCTCACCTGTCCGTGTGGTTTCGACGGCCACGCCGACCTCGTTGCTTCGAGAACATTACTCGAACGAGCAACGAACACAACAGTCAGGCCGACGGCACGGCCCGTGCGGTTCCAGTGGGACGATCACCAGTGGTTTCCCGTTGAGGGTGCCGCAGTGTCGCCCAACGAATAG
- a CDS encoding ArsR/SmtB family transcription factor yields MSLLPSTDDVTAEQEGDIRVLGVDEDETANVFEALSSETARRILTAIYDDPAPPSELATRLDLSLQNVSYHLDNLEEAGVVRVADTRYSEKGKEMNVYAPADDPVVVFVGTTERKTGLLDLLKRLVGATGLLFLVSAFLFVFQAFGQPGGAGDTPTILELLSFPGLEFLLGGLFVLGLVVLWWARNR; encoded by the coding sequence ATGTCTCTGTTGCCCTCCACTGACGACGTGACTGCCGAGCAAGAGGGCGACATACGAGTTCTCGGTGTGGATGAAGATGAGACAGCAAACGTGTTTGAGGCCCTTTCGTCGGAAACGGCGCGGCGTATCCTGACTGCAATTTACGACGATCCGGCACCTCCATCTGAACTTGCTACCCGACTCGATCTGTCCCTGCAGAACGTCTCCTACCACCTCGACAATCTCGAAGAGGCAGGCGTGGTCCGTGTGGCTGATACCCGGTACTCAGAGAAGGGCAAAGAGATGAACGTGTATGCACCCGCAGACGACCCCGTCGTCGTCTTCGTCGGCACCACGGAACGTAAAACGGGACTCCTCGACCTACTGAAGCGGCTCGTCGGCGCGACGGGGCTTCTGTTCCTCGTCTCTGCTTTCCTGTTTGTCTTTCAGGCATTTGGACAGCCAGGTGGTGCAGGTGATACGCCGACGATTCTGGAACTCCTCTCCTTCCCGGGACTGGAGTTCCTCCTCGGGGGACTGTTCGTCCTTGGACTGGTCGTCCTGTGGTGGGCCCGGAACAGGTAG
- a CDS encoding ArsR/SmtB family transcription factor translates to MSLLPYSDTDVDARQKGEIQVLGMDDEETNEVLSAISSTTARKILTEVYTEPATPSEIADRTGGSVQNVSYHLTKLEDAGAIEVADTRYSEKGQEMRIYGPSDEPIVLFVGTEERQAGLLSRLKQLVSAVGVVIATSFAIGIVVDDSMLFGIQMNASAGQVTGFPLAIGFLIGGLFSLLLVGLWIGWNWYSNRENAQNSI, encoded by the coding sequence ATGTCTCTTCTACCATACTCTGACACAGACGTTGACGCTCGCCAGAAAGGAGAGATTCAGGTCCTTGGGATGGACGATGAGGAAACGAACGAGGTCTTGAGCGCGATCTCGTCCACGACTGCCCGTAAAATCCTCACTGAGGTGTACACCGAACCAGCGACACCCTCAGAGATCGCAGATCGGACTGGCGGTTCGGTGCAGAACGTCTCGTATCATCTCACGAAGCTCGAAGACGCAGGAGCGATCGAAGTCGCTGATACTAGATATTCGGAGAAGGGTCAAGAGATGCGGATCTATGGACCTTCAGACGAGCCGATTGTCCTGTTTGTCGGAACCGAGGAACGTCAAGCTGGACTCCTGTCACGGCTGAAGCAACTCGTCTCCGCTGTTGGAGTTGTGATTGCGACAAGCTTCGCCATCGGCATCGTCGTTGATGATTCAATGCTATTCGGAATCCAGATGAACGCATCGGCTGGACAAGTAACCGGCTTCCCGCTGGCGATTGGTTTCCTTATCGGCGGCCTGTTCAGTCTTCTTCTGGTGGGTCTATGGATCGGGTGGAACTGGTACTCGAACAGAGAGAACGCTCAAAATTCGATATGA
- a CDS encoding outer membrane protein assembly factor BamB family protein, which yields MVSLTRRHLLRQTVAGGSVLALAGCTAPNVPGLSGGESVPKPFTNDAYIASYTTSGRWLMEGHDGGRTGYAASTVPHGDVDVAWLRRPGNDPHGATAPVVGPERVYLAYVESPDDAEHSVVYLAGFDAESGEQQLDVQLETGRAVGLALADDTLLAVTRGPDYEQAALTALARDDGSIQWTETIPDVTGSPAVVDRTCYLATRDEDNAVYAYTLDGTQQWRTPIDGECYTAICADHDGVYVGLTDGRIAALDATTSERQWSKQIATPDECCPDIQGTPTVAEGRLYVPGIAEELVAADTADGTVLWRTTVVDEDYGNAIPSPAVTGDTAYVNTYHGGLVAIDISDGAIRWRSAESGDNQPPAAGDGGVVVPRNDSVVAYETSDSQAWNLEITVPDIGMAGYIMDTEVTLAHGMCYVGIADGRIYAIGASE from the coding sequence ATGGTCTCGCTGACGCGTCGGCACCTCCTCCGACAGACTGTGGCTGGCGGAAGTGTGCTGGCTCTGGCCGGGTGTACCGCCCCGAACGTCCCCGGCCTCTCAGGTGGGGAGTCGGTGCCGAAGCCGTTCACGAACGACGCGTACATCGCGAGCTACACGACGTCTGGTCGTTGGCTGATGGAGGGACACGATGGCGGCCGAACCGGCTACGCGGCCTCCACAGTCCCACACGGCGACGTCGACGTCGCTTGGCTTCGGCGGCCGGGGAACGACCCACATGGCGCAACGGCCCCGGTCGTCGGCCCGGAGCGTGTCTACCTCGCCTATGTCGAGTCACCGGATGACGCTGAGCATTCGGTCGTCTACCTTGCAGGGTTCGATGCTGAATCCGGCGAGCAGCAACTAGATGTGCAACTTGAAACGGGCCGTGCAGTCGGACTCGCACTCGCGGACGACACACTCCTGGCCGTCACGCGTGGTCCGGACTACGAGCAGGCGGCCTTGACTGCCCTCGCCCGCGACGACGGGTCGATCCAGTGGACGGAGACGATTCCGGACGTGACTGGCTCGCCAGCAGTCGTGGACAGAACCTGTTACTTGGCGACGCGAGACGAGGACAACGCGGTGTACGCCTACACGCTGGATGGCACCCAACAGTGGCGCACACCTATCGACGGGGAGTGCTACACAGCGATCTGTGCGGACCACGACGGCGTCTACGTCGGATTAACTGACGGACGTATTGCAGCACTTGATGCGACGACCAGTGAGAGACAGTGGAGCAAACAGATCGCCACACCTGACGAGTGTTGTCCGGATATTCAGGGCACACCGACGGTCGCCGAGGGCCGTCTGTACGTCCCGGGCATTGCCGAGGAACTCGTCGCCGCCGATACCGCTGATGGAACCGTACTGTGGCGGACAACCGTCGTCGACGAGGACTACGGGAACGCGATACCCTCACCAGCGGTCACAGGAGATACTGCGTACGTGAATACGTATCACGGAGGGCTCGTTGCAATCGATATCTCGGACGGGGCGATTCGCTGGCGGTCGGCCGAGAGTGGGGACAACCAACCCCCTGCCGCCGGTGACGGTGGCGTGGTCGTGCCGCGGAACGACTCCGTCGTTGCCTACGAGACGAGTGACAGCCAAGCGTGGAACCTCGAGATCACAGTCCCCGACATCGGGATGGCGGGCTACATCATGGATACTGAAGTCACACTGGCACACGGAATGTGCTACGTCGGAATCGCTGATGGACGGATCTACGCGATTGGTGCCAGCGAGTGA
- a CDS encoding SOSS complex subunit B family protein: MSSKNATSNVVSVDEQAFEKQSEAAVDEDGFEVVDETPEFRATVQMEVQAKVDANHPDGIVDTSEERIYGATLEQEERIRGREEELERISARATFGTQAGREERSRDVAAKRNEERRTAFQKRAASVDVWADPDRGDPREELTKEQLAAVNTQAVRLSEKLDGWSRAAIGRRLGEAVVGGKDMMSAVVSVFEALQTVPGQVVPIGKLEDVNRKEVRIAGRVETLWVPSHPSIAQVGLIADDSGKTRVTVWKASNAPLMDEGEQVRIDGAARNWYEGRVSLAVTGWSSLTFPERGRWWE, from the coding sequence ATGTCAAGTAAGAACGCAACGAGTAATGTAGTTTCGGTCGATGAACAGGCGTTCGAGAAACAAAGCGAAGCAGCGGTCGACGAGGACGGCTTCGAGGTCGTCGATGAGACGCCGGAATTCAGAGCGACGGTGCAGATGGAAGTGCAAGCGAAGGTGGATGCGAACCACCCGGACGGAATCGTCGACACGAGCGAGGAGCGCATCTACGGGGCAACCCTCGAACAGGAAGAGCGCATTCGGGGCCGCGAGGAAGAGCTGGAGCGCATCAGTGCACGAGCGACGTTCGGAACGCAAGCGGGACGAGAAGAGCGGTCGCGAGACGTGGCGGCGAAACGAAATGAGGAGCGACGGACGGCGTTCCAGAAGCGAGCGGCGAGCGTGGATGTGTGGGCAGATCCAGATAGAGGCGATCCGCGTGAAGAACTGACGAAGGAGCAGTTGGCGGCGGTGAACACCCAGGCGGTGCGATTGAGCGAGAAGCTCGATGGCTGGTCGCGAGCGGCGATTGGGCGGCGACTCGGTGAGGCCGTGGTCGGTGGGAAGGACATGATGAGCGCGGTCGTCAGTGTGTTCGAGGCGTTGCAGACGGTGCCGGGACAGGTAGTTCCCATCGGGAAGCTCGAGGACGTGAATCGCAAAGAGGTGCGTATTGCGGGGCGTGTCGAGACACTGTGGGTTCCCTCGCATCCGAGTATCGCTCAAGTGGGCCTCATCGCCGACGATAGTGGAAAAACCAGAGTGACGGTCTGGAAAGCGTCGAATGCACCCCTGATGGACGAGGGCGAGCAGGTGCGCATCGATGGTGCGGCGCGGAACTGGTACGAAGGACGTGTCTCCCTGGCCGTCACCGGGTGGTCGAGTCTCACTTTCCCTGAGCGCGGTCGGTGGTGGGAATAG
- a CDS encoding NUDIX hydrolase, protein MNIEKKTREEVCRRIDRLQEGYGPFPVHEETVENNPDYFKQGEEMAEEGWIGDAGAWITDDANRVLLIRHEGSPNEWGIPGGGHKPGETMEETTRREVREETGVECTITGVNYARRKTIVLAPNPGERYCMLTVIFNAEYDGGSISISDEEVLEAKWFSELPENVLDFVEEHVSTWDSH, encoded by the coding sequence ATGAATATCGAGAAGAAAACTCGGGAAGAGGTCTGCCGACGGATTGACCGGTTACAGGAAGGGTACGGCCCGTTCCCTGTTCACGAAGAGACTGTCGAGAATAACCCGGATTACTTCAAACAAGGGGAGGAGATGGCAGAAGAGGGATGGATTGGCGACGCTGGTGCGTGGATAACTGATGATGCGAATCGGGTGCTATTGATTCGACATGAAGGTTCACCGAACGAGTGGGGGATTCCGGGTGGCGGACACAAACCGGGGGAAACAATGGAAGAAACCACACGTCGGGAAGTACGTGAAGAGACTGGAGTCGAATGCACCATTACGGGCGTAAACTATGCCCGGCGGAAGACCATCGTGCTGGCACCCAATCCCGGTGAGCGGTACTGTATGCTGACGGTCATTTTCAATGCAGAGTACGACGGTGGTTCCATCTCGATCAGTGACGAGGAGGTGTTGGAGGCGAAATGGTTCTCAGAACTTCCAGAAAACGTTCTTGACTTCGTGGAGGAACACGTCTCAACGTGGGACAGTCACTGA
- a CDS encoding transcription initiation factor IIB: MATRDIYETAFDEDVQCESSSNYCPECNGHVATNAVETACEDCGLVIADQQIDHGPEWRSFEDGDNNRERTGAPLTAARHDRGLSTTIGRRTDAKGRTLSGSKRCQLARLRREQTRGRFQSKAERNLAHGLGEIRRITSALGLADSVREQACQLFRSAQREDLLLGRSIEAIAAASVYGVCRCHGRPVARDDFVDVARVDHSGVTNAYKTLNKELGLPTQPVAPQSLIPKLASELGVGKRIRRRARTLAERAHETSITNGYQPSGVAAACLYLAGREHGQSLTQTQVAEAAGTTPTTLRARRAELTELIDGEVQVASP; the protein is encoded by the coding sequence ATGGCAACGAGAGATATCTACGAAACGGCCTTCGACGAAGACGTCCAGTGTGAGTCCAGTTCGAACTACTGTCCCGAATGCAACGGGCACGTCGCGACCAACGCAGTGGAAACGGCCTGTGAAGACTGTGGGCTGGTCATCGCCGACCAGCAGATCGACCACGGCCCCGAGTGGCGCTCGTTCGAAGACGGCGACAACAACCGCGAACGGACGGGTGCTCCTCTCACAGCGGCCCGTCACGACCGGGGCTTATCGACTACGATCGGGCGTAGAACTGATGCGAAGGGACGCACGCTCTCTGGGTCGAAACGATGTCAGCTTGCCCGACTGCGACGTGAGCAGACGCGGGGGCGGTTCCAGTCGAAAGCCGAGCGCAACCTCGCACACGGCTTGGGTGAGATCCGAAGAATCACGAGTGCCCTCGGACTTGCTGACTCGGTTCGAGAGCAAGCGTGTCAGCTCTTTCGCAGTGCCCAACGCGAGGACCTCTTGCTTGGTCGGTCGATTGAAGCAATCGCTGCCGCCAGCGTCTATGGAGTCTGTCGGTGTCACGGACGGCCAGTCGCCCGTGATGACTTCGTCGACGTTGCTCGAGTCGACCACTCGGGTGTCACGAACGCGTACAAAACGCTCAATAAAGAGTTGGGACTCCCGACACAGCCCGTCGCCCCACAATCGCTGATTCCCAAACTCGCTTCGGAACTCGGTGTCGGGAAACGGATTCGTCGTCGAGCGCGAACGCTTGCCGAGCGTGCGCATGAGACGTCCATTACGAACGGCTATCAGCCGTCTGGGGTTGCTGCAGCCTGTCTTTATCTCGCCGGTCGTGAACATGGTCAGTCGCTGACACAGACACAGGTTGCTGAAGCCGCTGGAACGACGCCGACGACACTTCGAGCGCGACGTGCAGAACTTACCGAGCTGATTGACGGGGAGGTCCAAGTCGCATCGCCATAG
- a CDS encoding biosurfactant protein 1 produces MTDHYADYEALRPVGEATRMPDRELGAHFDAQNREESLVGYPAEAQQREINCASCGTSIPPGQPKCRFCLTHHLDPSNEQRHSDTELSLLHVVHLFVESTTYYGAIAKGAAAARLLATNGSDPAVDECQLIYDFDEEPAARLTDAWPALSPAVRVASKHGAEVLAVARQRTTWGSTARSLNQHATYLYDESGSAIRDQAKLSTLLESAGDDGWLVPAIALQRSPMETRSESQEHSIPTKTSLQCGECGRETTHRFSAFKESPDEAWSGQPIWKCDLCGTPCFGPDSGASQ; encoded by the coding sequence ATGACTGACCACTACGCCGACTACGAAGCACTTCGTCCTGTGGGTGAAGCAACCCGGATGCCGGATCGCGAACTCGGTGCTCATTTCGACGCTCAAAATCGAGAAGAGTCTCTCGTAGGTTACCCAGCCGAGGCCCAACAGCGAGAGATCAACTGTGCCTCTTGTGGGACGTCGATTCCACCCGGCCAGCCAAAGTGCCGGTTCTGTCTCACTCACCATCTCGATCCATCGAACGAGCAGCGTCACTCGGATACCGAGCTGTCGCTCCTGCACGTCGTGCACCTGTTCGTCGAGTCGACGACGTACTACGGCGCCATCGCAAAAGGAGCCGCTGCAGCGAGACTGCTTGCGACAAATGGGTCTGACCCCGCCGTCGACGAGTGCCAGCTTATCTACGACTTCGACGAAGAACCGGCTGCACGGTTGACCGACGCGTGGCCAGCGCTCTCTCCTGCGGTTCGAGTTGCTTCGAAGCATGGTGCGGAGGTGCTTGCAGTTGCCCGTCAGCGAACGACCTGGGGAAGCACAGCTCGCTCATTGAATCAACACGCGACGTACCTCTACGACGAGAGTGGGAGCGCCATTCGAGATCAAGCGAAACTCTCGACGCTCCTCGAGAGCGCAGGCGACGACGGCTGGCTCGTTCCAGCGATTGCACTCCAACGCTCTCCCATGGAGACGCGTTCTGAGTCTCAAGAGCACTCGATACCAACGAAGACGTCGCTGCAGTGTGGGGAGTGTGGCCGAGAGACGACACATCGGTTCTCAGCGTTCAAGGAAAGTCCCGACGAGGCGTGGAGTGGACAGCCAATCTGGAAGTGCGATCTGTGTGGAACTCCGTGCTTTGGGCCTGATTCCGGAGCGAGTCAGTAA